From the genome of Deltaproteobacteria bacterium:
GCAGTCATATGGTATGGGATACCTCCCCTGGAACGCATGTTTCCACGACAGGAGAGAGTGCGGATTGAAATGACGAGAGGCGTATTGCGACAGAGTTCAATTGATAAAGTTGCTAAAGAAGAGAGCGGAAGGAAACTCAGAGCAAGCGGGTGTTTGCGGCCTGCTCTTTTTAACGCCTTGGCTCAATGGCATCGAGGCTTTTTCTGGCTGCGATTCCCAGTTCCGAATCCGGTGTTATTCCGATAATGGCCTTGAACTCCGCCTTGGCCTTCTCCGCATCATGCAGCTTAATATAACACTGCCCTAACCAGTAGCGGGATTCTAATAAGGATGGAGCCGCCTTCGAGGATGCCTTGAAATAGTGAACCGCCTTTTCAAAATTCCCCTGGGCATAACAGGTTATCCCCATGTGAAGGTCTATCAGGGGGTGAGGAACCGTAGTCGGTCTCCTGTTTTTCGCATCCTGATACGTGTCAAGGGCCTTCGGGTAATCCTTCTTTCCATGATAGGCCATACCCATGTTGAACAGCGCTTTATCGGGAGTTTCATAGAGAATATTGGAAAGCGCGTTTTTAAATGATTCTATGGCATTATCCCAGAGCCCCATTTCCAGATAGATTGCCCCCAGGAAATTATGAACCTCCGAATAATCGGACCTTAACGACAATGCCTTCTTGAATTCATTGACAGCGTTATCATTGAGCCCTTTTTTGTAGTACGACATGCCGATATGATAATGGATCTTTGGGTCCTTTGGCGCGAGTTTTTCCGCCTGTAAAAATTCCTTTAATGCATCATTGGTGCGTTCAGATCCTAAATAGGCAATCCCGATATTCAGGTGAGAATCTGCCTGTTCCTGATTCCAAGGGCTCGTTGCACATGCCGTTACGGTAAGAAGAAATACCATGACAGCAGCGTATCTAAGTATTTTTAAATTGATCATATTTAGATTTAAATTTCTTAACTATGGTTGTCGGAGGAATGATATATTTGCGGGAGTCTCTTTGTAGGCGGTTTCCCTCAAAGGCAACTTTCGATTTCTTTTTCATAGTGATGTTTTCTCCCGCCATTGGCAGGAGAAAAAAGAAGAATGCCGATTGGTTATTTGGTAAAAAAGAAACGTGAAGGTCTTATCCCCCTCCTTTTGGCTTTTCGGATTTTTCTCCCACAGTGTCGCTTTTTATGATCTTTGGGGTGATAAAAACCATGAGCTGAGTTCTTTTTTTCGTGGTTGCTTCAGATTTGAACAACCACCCCAAGACCGGTATTTTGGAGAGCCATGGGATACCTGTTTCTGACGTCTGTTCTGAAGTCTTTAATATTCCCCCGATGACAATCGTATCTCCATCCTGAACGACAATTTTAGACTCTACCTCGCTTTTATTTATCGGAGGATTTCCGGATAACTGGGCGGCTTTTGTATAGTCCGCAAAATCGTTTGTCGCTTTAATCTCCATTGAGATAGTATCGTCGGGCGTAATTTTCGGCTTGACATCCAGTCTCAGGACGGCTTCCTTAAAGGTAATACTCCTGTTTCCGTCCTTATCTATGGTAATGTAGGGAACCTCCTCACCCTGTTTGATGGTTGCCTTTACATTATCCATGGTAGTAACCTTCGGTGATGAAATGATTTTCCCCTGGCCCGTAGTTTCAAGAGCCGCGATCTGGGCTTCGAGAACGGCATTGGCGCCTCCCAGTATGAGACCGAAAGTAGGCGATGCGATTGACGCCGGATAATTGAGAGCAGCAGACTGTATTACTTTTCCATCTGTGGTTTGAAATGGAATAGCGGACGGATACCCCCACGTCATGCCGCGAGATTGAACCGTGTTTGTTCCCGCAGTCAACCCATAGGAATAATCGCCGGCCCTGTTGTAGGACACGCCTCCCCATGTAACACCGAGGTTCCTGACGAATTCATCCGTTGCCTCTATGATTTTCGCTTCTATGGATACCTGCCGCAGTTTCCCCTTTTCTTCCAATCGTTCCTGCTCTGCCTTTTTGGAAAGTATCTCCGCCTTGAGACGGTCTTCTTCGCCCGACTTCCTGTCAGCCTCGTCTTTTTTCATTCTTTCGTAGGTTACGACACTGATAACATCGCCCATCTGCTTTTTAGCAAGACCATGGACATCCAAAATGGTATCAAGGGCCTGATCCCAGGGGACCTTTTTCATATGCACAGTCATGTTTCCCTTGACATCATCACCGGAGACAATAGTGATTCCTCCCTCCTCGGCGAGTAATCTCAGGACGGCCCGTATAGGTGCATCCTGAAAATCAAGGGATATCTTACGACCTGCATACTTCGTTGGGCCTGTGCCTTTTTCGACGGTCTGGCCCGTCTCCTTTTTGGTTACTACTTCTGTGGAAAACCCCGGCGCTTTTTGATCGGCTGCAGGCATTTTGCCCTCGATGCTGCCTGTATTAAAATCAATAAGGACATTCTGCCCCGCCTGACTGACACTGTAAGGTACACGCTCTCTTAACGCTATCGTGATGAGGGCCCAGTTCTGACCTTCGGTTGTTTTCTGGGACGGAACGGCATTGATTACATTGGAAAGCTTCCCCTCACCTAAAGGTCGCTTGAGTTCCCCAGGCACAAACATATTTGCCATTTTTACCACCACGGCATTACCCGCCAGGGCTTCGATAGTAACACCGGATTGTTTGGATACGACGATGGTGATGCGCTCTTTGCCTTTTATCTTTTCAAAGGTAATGTTTTCCAGGTATCCGAAGTCTGTCTTCTGTACCTGAGGCGCGGAAACCTCAGGGGGATTCGTCGCCTCCGGCGGCGCGCTCCCTGCGTACTCGACGTTACTAAAAAACATTACAAAAGCAATCAAGAATACAATCCATGGTAGTTTCTTTTTCATGGTTTTTCCTCACCTTCTTCTTTGCGAAGCTTCATCGTGATTCTCTTTGTCTTCGTCTTTCTGGCATCCCCTTCTTTGATCTTTTCTTCGACGATGACTCGGTCTGCGAGTATCCCCACTACCCTGCCACCGTGTAGACCAATGGCGGTTCCCAAATAAAGGGGATAGAATTTGCCCTTAACATCTGTGACAATGGCTATTTTGGAAGACTCATCACCTGCAATACCGACAAGCCTGAATTGATCAGTACCCGCCCTTTGCAGGGGGAATATGGGAAGGGGCTGTACTTTTTCCAGCTTCTTTTTAGCGCTGATCTCCTTATCTATGAAAGGTTTAAAAGGGTCCACCTTTCCGACAGGATTGTATTTATATGCGGGGGCTGTCTTCAAATCGGCGGCCTTTGTTTCCACCGCCTTTACATCAGTCCCTTTAGTACCTGCCGCTTTTGGATCGGCAGCGGTAATCTCTGATGCCCATAGTAGAGCGATCAAAGCCAGAAGTATTATTGTTATGCAAGCTGCAGTTCTATTTTTTTTCATCAGCTTTTTTCTCATCGAGTTTTTCCAGGAACATGTAAGTTTTAATCATACAGGACGTGTTTATATACCGTCCCCGCCCTTTTATATCCTTCCCGTCCGACATGGAGATATCTTCAATATTGATAATCCTGGGAAGCTTCGCAACCTTCTCAAAAAAAACAACGATACTATGAAAGCCGCCGGTGACCGTTACCTTAACAGGAATCTCGTCATAGAATTTTTCCTCAACTTGTTTTGGCGCAGCTCCTTTGGTATCGGGGGCTTTCTTGTCGGGCGGTTTTGCTCCAGCCGGTTGTGTCACCGGGGGTTTCTTTTCAGATTGTTTTGGTTCGAACAAGATAAAATCGATGCCGGAATCTTTTCCCGCTTGCGCAACAGCATATAAGAGACCCGGTATCTCACGTTGATCGGGAAGTTTTGTCAGGGCTATCCGTAGTGTTTCCCGCAGGGCATTAACTTCTCTTACGTACTTTTCTTTTTGAGCCGCCAGGCGCTCTTTCTCTGTAACCTGCACCTGAATCTCAGATAACTTCGTTTCAAGAGTTCCTTTCGTCTCTATAGATGATTGCAAAAAGAGAGAATAATCAATACCCCCTAAAAGCAAGAAAAATACGAGGATAATCAGTCCTTTACGTTTTGGAGGCATCTTTTTGATGTCGTCGAGGGTGATAGCCATGGAGTTACAATCCCTTCTTTTTCACGCACGATATTACAAATTGCTGCAGTTTAACACCAGAGATCTCTTTTTCCTTGGTGGATACCAAATCGACCGATTTGATAAAGGTGGAACCTGCCAGGTTTTTCATAAAGTGTGCAACGGCAATATTGCTTCTTGCTATACCCTCAATAGTGATATCTGCACCCTTCTCAGATAGTTTTTCAAGCCAGACATCCTTGATAGGAACCATCGTCGTTAGTTCATCCAGCATACGAACGGGCGCCAGACGGTTTTCTTCGAGGTTATTGATGATGGCTAGTTTTTTCTCAAGGATCGCCTTGTCGTTCTTATACAGTTCTATATCGCCGATGATTTTCGTCAGAGACGCGAGCTTATCTTCCTGAATTTTTATATTTTTTTCGAGTGTTCCGATACTCATAAAGAAATAAAGATGAACAGAGCCAATAATGAGGAGAAAACCCACAAAGGCAAGGGCAATGATCACAATCTGGCGTGTCAGATCCTCCTTTTTTTCCTTTTCCCGATAGGGAAGAAGATTAATTCTGATCATTTGTCACCTACTTTTCTTAGTGCCAGCCCTACTCCGACTGAGGCGATTGGTGCAATATCTTCAATTGTTGACGGATCAATGGCTTTTTCATTGTAACCGATTTTTCTAAAAGGATTCGCAATTTCTGCTTCAACACCGAGCCTCTGAGTCAAGTCGTTTACGATACCGGGGATTTTTGCACTTCCGCCGGAAAGGAGAATATGCTTTATATATTCCCCTCCGTAAGTCGACCTGAAATAATCGATAGACCTCTCAATTTCTGCACAGATAGGTTCGGCATGAGAAAGGAGGCTTTCTCGGAATTCTCTTTCGGCCGATTCGCCGCCGCCGGGACCTTCGATTTTGATTCTTTCCGCCTCTTCAAATGTCACCCCCATCTTCTGCTGAATCGCTTCCGTTATGGAATTTCCCGCGAGAGTAAAATCTCTGGTAAAGATGGAAGCGCCGCCTTTGAGGACGTTTATGTTCGTGATACTCGCTCCGATATTGATGAGTACGGCAATTTCGTTCTCTTCAAATTCATAATTCTCTTCATACATGGTTTCGAGTGCAAAGGAATCCACATCCATAATCACAGGTAAATATCCCGCCTGTTGTATGGCATCGGTATAACCAGTGACAATATCTTTTTTCGATGCCACAATAATAACATCCATCTGATTGGGATTGAATTCATTTTCACCGAGGATTTGAAAATCGTAGCTCACTGCATCCATGTCATCAAAAGGCAGATATTTGCCTGCTTCATCTTTTATCAGCTCACGCAAATCTCCTTCATCCATCGTGGGAAAGTTTACTTTTTTTACAATAACGGAGTGTCCCGAAATAGAGGTTACAATTTCCTTCCTTTTGCACCCGGATTGTTTGAACAGTTCTTTAATTTTCAAGGCCAATTCCTGCTGCTCCACGGGCACACCATCGACGATTACACCCTTTTCCAGGGGCATTTGGGAAAACCGGGAAAGAATGTATCCCTTTGGGGTTTCCTGTATTTCAGCAAGTTTTATAGAACTAGATCCTATGTCAAGCCCAACCAGTTGCTTACTTCCCGGCAACAGGTCGATCTTTAAGAAATCGAGCCCGATCATCTTTTTACCACGTGCGAACAGATTTTTAATGTCTAACATAGGACCACCGTGCCTGGGTATTCTCTTCCATGTTCATTTCAAATATCGATAAACGAGGTCTCCCTTTCTGACCATTCCTAGTTCGTTTCGCGCCGCCATCTCTATATAGTGGAGATCACTTTTCAATAACATGACCTTTCTATTCAATTCCTTATTTTCTAATGTTATGTCATTATTTGCTTTTTTAAAAGCCAACAATTGTTCTTTCATCGTGTAGTTGTCGATCAGTCCCCTTTTCCCAAAAATGATGAGCATACTCATCAGAAAGACGAACATGATTAGATATCTGCCTACTTTCATTCGAACTGTTCGTTCCTGCCTATCTGCAAAAAGGTCTTTATTTGTAAAAAACAAACTAAGACTCTGCGTCTGACAAAAAAACGTCTTTATATTTTTTCTGTAATGCCTTTGCGACCTTTAATTCGGAGTATTTCCGTGTCGGCAATCCCTTTTCCATCTTGGTGACGGTTTGAGGAGCTAATCCTGCCCTTCTTGCAAGTTCGGCAATGCTTAGAGGAATAGCTTCACGAAACTGTTTTACTTTGTTTTTTGTCATATCTGCTCTGATGTATGTGAACAATATCGCCTTGATGGCTCCTTTATTATACTAATTGTTAACAATGTCAAGTAAAAAATATCACTCATATACAATATATTTTAATATTAACTAATATTAATCAAAAATGGTGACATCATTATACCAATCCAATCATATTTCGTTCATTAATATTACAGAATTATGGACAGGCGTCCCGCCTGTCCTACCCCAGGGTGGGTTGGGCGTCTCGCCCGACATCACTTATTATTGAATACAAATTGATAGTAAAGGGAAAAAGGACCTTTAAGTATTTACGAAAACTACCAACCAGACCATTTATCCCCGCCTATAAGGCAGGGTATTCGGGCAGTTTTCGCAAAGAATATGATTCTATGAAGTGACGGAAGGAAGATTCTGCTGCGGTTCCCCGAGAAAAAAATCTCCCCGCTCTATCCACTCTTTGAGAATGTGCGCAATATCTCTTGCTTTATAATAACTGGAGAGTGGCGCAGTAACAACTCTATTACCGTGCAGTGTTATCTCGCCCGAGTGAAGCTCCTTGTAACTTACCTCCCCGATACTCTTGAGAACACCACCTTTCGGATAATCCATACCGTAGTCGAAGATCTGTGTATATATATCTTCATCTTTAACAGAGGTGTACCGTGCCATATCTTCGTTCAAAATGGGTATTGGGATGCCTATACCGACGTACAGAGAAACCCCATATCCGAGCATACTGGCCCCGACAAGCCAGCCGGGATTCATCTCTTTGAGGTTTCCTATGGTTGCAATCGTTCCCGCACCCTCTTTTGGGACACCGTTTTTGCCTCTGGCTGCATTGGGACTGTGCTGGGTGCCATGCCAGGCTATATAACCCTGGGCTCCTCCTAAAAAGATTCTCGTCCCGATGCCGATTGTCATGTAATAGGGATCGTTAAATAGGGGACTTAACTGTCCCGATGTCGAATAATTGGCATTGGCCATGCGGGGTCTCAATATCCCCATATAGGTATAAATTGTTTTGTCAGACATGTTAACAGCGCAACTGTAGTTCTGATAGGCGTTCCGTGGGTTGCAGAGAATGGCGTTTCGTAAATCGTTAATCGTAATATTCTTCTCGTATTTCCTCGCTGGATAGCAATCAGTTCCGTAACCCTCCGCACGCAGCCTGATCACATTGCCTGCCACCAGATCCTCGATGACATGTCCGCCTCCGTAATTGAATTCTCCCGGATAGACGCTGTTGAGGGGGTCCCCTTCGGCAATCGCCGTCGCGCCTATATAACAGTCCACTGCAGCGATACCTCCGTAGGCCGGTACGTCGTTCAGCCAGACTTTCGAGACCTTTATTCTCGGAGAGGTATGGCCGAAGTTCAGAAAGGCGCCTGATGAGCACATGGGAGCGAATGTTCCCGTTGTGACGACGTCTATCCTTCTCGCTGCTTCGACATGACCATGTCTCTCAACAATATCAATCATTTCTTCAGCTGTTACAACAACGGCCTTTCCCTGTTTGATCTTCTCATTGATCTCTCTGTATGTTTTATTTACTCTTAATTTCTTCATGAAGTGCCCATCCTCATGCTTGAAGCCTTTTTACGCTATGCAAAGGTTTCAAAATCCATTGGAGAAGGATTTTCTTGATATATTTATTTGAAAAAGAAATCCAGGGAAAATTTGAGGGGAACTACTGTAAAGTAAATCCTGTCCAAGAGTTTTCAGCTGGTATGACCGAACCCTCCATCCCCTCTTGGGGTTGCATCAAGCCGCTGACATGGTATCCATGAAACTCTGCACACACGATGAACTGTCATCTGTGCGATACGGTCACCCCGCCTGATGACGAAAGGCATTTCGCCATGATTAATCATGATGATGCCGATTTCGCCACGGTAGTCTGCATCGATGGTTCCCGGAGAATTAACGAGCGTCACACCATTTTTTATGGCAAGACCGCTTCGTGGTCTTATTTGTGCTTCATAACCTACCGGCAACTCGATCGCAATACCCGAGGGGATCATCTTTCTTTGCCCCGGAAGGAGTGTCTCATCTGTTTCCACAGCTGCGTAAATATCCATACCCGCGGAATGCTCGGTCATGTATTGGGGTAAGGGTATGTCGTCATAACCCGACAATCTCTGGATGGGTATTCTCATTTCTTCCATCATGGAGACTTAGATTCTATCCTTCATACCATTCAAGAGAAAAATCTTTTTCTGCAATCTTACCCATGGCAACCAGGGAGATGGTGTCGGGGTTGAAGATTTCACAGGCCAGAGTCATAATGTCTTCTGCTGAAACAGCATCTATAGAGGCAATAACATCTTCCGGCGGGATGTACTCTCCAAAAATAATTTCATTCTTGGCTAATTTCGTCATACGATTATCAGTACTTTCCATAGAGAGCAGGAAATTTCCTTTGATCAGCTCTTTGGTCTGCATAAGTTCCTTCTCTGTTAAGAGATCATTACGTAACCGCTTCAATTCTTTAAGAATCAAATTGATGACAACCTGTACCTTGTCCTCACCGGTTCCTGCATATATGCCTAAAAACCCAACATCCATATATGGGGCGAGGTAGGAATGAATTGCATAAGAAAGCCCCCTTTTTTCTCTGATCTCCTGAAACAGCCTGGAACTCATACTTCCCCCGAGGATGGCATTCAATAGAAAGCTGGGGTATCTTTGAGGACTTATCACGGAGGGTGCGAGGGCGCCGATGACCATATGCACCTGTTCCAGGTCTCTATTGAGTACGGCTACTTTTGATGATACCACCGGCATGTTTGTTTGAGACTTGAGGGTTTTTCCTGATATGGATCCGAAGGCCTGATTTACCAAATTGACAAAAACACCATGGTTCACATTGCCAGCAGCAGTAAGTACCAGATTATCGCACTTGTATCGTGCATTGAAGAAAGTAAGGAGGGTTTCTCTGTTTACAGTAGCTATAAGATCCTTCGTTCCTAAAACGGGAAGACCTAAGGGGTGGCCATTCCAGAATACGCTCTCAAAGAAGTCATGAATATAATCATCAGGTGAATCCTCGATCATATTGATTTCCTGAAGGACTACGGATTGTTCCTTGCTGATTTCTTCTTCATCAAAGCATGAGTTCACGTAAATATCGGCAAGAAGGTCTATTGCCATAGCCAAATGATAGTCCGGTATCTTTATATAAAATGAGGTCAGTTCCTTTCCGGTGAAGGCATTCATTATGCCGCCGACGGAATCAATAGCCGAAGCGATATCAAAAGCAGACCTGTTTTTCGTCCCTTTAAAGAGCATGTGTTCGATAAAATGAGCAGATCCATTTGTAATATGATCTTCATAACGTGAACCGCTCTGCACCCAAACCCCTATGGATATGGACCTGACATGATCGATTTCTTCGGAAATGACCCTAACGCCGTTATCCAGGATCGTCTTATTGTACATTGGCACCCAGGGCATCCTTCCTGCTGAGCCGGATTTTTCCTTGCTTGTCGATGTCAAGAACTTTTACCATTACTTCTTCACCTTCCTGGAGGATGTCGGTTACATTTTTAACCCTTTCATTAGATAACTGCGATATATGTACCAACCCTTCAGTGCCCGGCAGTATCTCGACAAATGCCCCAAAATCAACAATTTTCTTCACGATACCACGATAGATCTTCCCAATCTCTGCGTCTTCAGTCAACCACTTGACCATAGCCAATGCCCTCGATGCCGCTTCCGAATCGTTCGATGCGATGGTCACTGTACCGTCATCTTCCACATTGATGGTAACACCTGTCTCACTGATAATCTGCCTGATATTCTTCCCGCCGCTGCCGATCACATCTCTTACCTTTTCCGCTTTTACCTTGATCGTTGTAATTCGTGGAGCATATTTGGAGATATCCTTCCTCGGTTCGGCAATCGTCTCCCTGAGTTTCTCGATGATAAATATCCGTCCCTCTCTTGCCTGGTATAAGGCCCTTCTCAAAATATCATCATTGAGTCCGTCAATTTTGATGTCCATTTGCAGGGCTGTGATTCCCTTTTTTGTTCCGCATACTTTGAGATCCATATCGCCCGCATGGTCTTCATCACCGATAATGTCGGAAAGAATAACAACTTCATTATCCTCCTTCAACAACCCCATGGCAATTCCGGCAACGATGTCCTTTACCGGCACGCCTGCATCCATAAGCGAAAGTAAACCGCTGCAAACTGTGGCCATTGAGGATGAACCATTGGAAGACATAATCTCAGAGACAATCCTTATTGTGTATGGAAAAACTTCCTCAGTAGGCAGAATAGGCAGGAGGGCCTTTCTGGCAAGAGCGCCATGTCCGATTTCTCTTCTTCCCGGGTTTCTTGCAGGACGCGCTTCCCCTACACAATAAGGGGGAAAGTTATAGTGCAAAATGAAAGTTCTCATTTCTTCCCCGCCTATATAATCCAATCGCTGTTCATCTGAAGATGTACCCAGCGTAAGGGCGGCGAGCGCCTGGGTTTCACCCCTTGTAAAAAGGGCAGACCCGTGTACCCTGGGGAGAATCCCCACTTCAGCACTGATCGGTCTGATCTCCGCAGAGGATCTTCCGTCGATCCTCTTTTTGTCATGCAATATCATATTCCTGACGATTTTATCTTCCAGGTCCGACAGGATTTTTCTTACCTGAGGGCAGAGCTTGTCATCTTCAGCACAAACTTCCTTGATGACCTTTTCCCTTATCCAGTCAAGTTTTTTGTACCTGTCGAGTTTTCTTGATATGCAATAGGCTTCTTTCATGCTTTCTGTGGCTGCTTCAGCAACCTTCGCAAAAAGGGTTTCATCGATAGTGATTGCATCTGCAACCCTTTTCTCTTTACCTATGGTTTGGCGGATATGATCCTGGAGTTCAATGGCCGGCTGTAACGACTCCAGACCGAAGTTGATGGCGTCAATAATTACATCCTCTTCTGCCTCAAGGGCCTCACCTTCAAGCATAACCAGATTAATATCAAATTCCTTACCTCCTGAACCGGGCGAGACTTTTCTTCCAACGATGAAGAGATTGAAATCGCTTTTCTCCAGAGCATCTGATGACGGGTTACATACAAATTTGCCGTCTATTCGACCAACACGGACACTGGCAATCGGCCCTTTGAAAGGAATATCAGAGATTTCAAGCGCGGCAGACGCACCAAGTAAAGCTGCCACAACAGAATCATTTTCATTATCTACGGACAATACTGTCGCCGCGATTTGAGTTTCGAAGAAATAGCCTTTGGGGAAGAGAGGTCTGATGGATCTGTCAATCATCCGTGATGTCAATACTTCCCTTTCATTTGGGCGTCCCTCCCGCTTGAAAAAACCTCCGGGAATCTTCCCCGCTGCAAATGTCATCTCCTGATAATCGACCGTAAGTGGCAGGAAGTCTACGCCTTCTCTCTTATTTTTGAGCGATACGGCGGTTACAATGACGACCGTATCACCGTAGGTTACAAGGACAGATCCATCGGCCTGACCTGCCATGTAGTTAGTTTTAATGGAAATGTTTCTTCCCGCAAACTCTATAGTAAATATATTACTCATCAACTTTTCCTCTCATTATGATAATGTATGGCTCACTATTGTCCCGTATGGTGAAATACAGTAACTAAATACGAACGAATCCGCTATGCACGTAAGCTTGTTTCTCTTCTTACTTTCCGTCGTAAGAACTTGGGCTGGAATTATTTCCTGAGACCCAGACGCTGAATAACACTCCTGTATCTCTCCACTTCCTTTTTTTTAAGATAATCCAGAAGCCGCCTTCTCTTGCCCACGAGTTTCAAAAGACCTCTGCGAGAATGATGATCCTTTTTGTGCATTTTAAAATGTTCTGTCAGGTACTCTATTCTGGCACTGAGGAGAGCAATCTGGACTTCAGGAGATCCAGTATCCACTTCATGTAATTGGA
Proteins encoded in this window:
- the rpsO gene encoding 30S ribosomal protein S15 → MLEAEKRKAIINNFQLHEVDTGSPEVQIALLSARIEYLTEHFKMHKKDHHSRRGLLKLVGKRRRLLDYLKKKEVERYRSVIQRLGLRK